The Calorimonas adulescens genome has a segment encoding these proteins:
- a CDS encoding metallophosphoesterase family protein: protein MKFLFFTDSHIRGNSPVNRKDNFPDTLEMKLSEISDMVRQEGIDYVLCGGDLFDSPMPAIPVVTRYMNILRRMNAPIYAVAGNHDMYGHNPETLARTMMGFLDSLGIINLIRPGQRIMLDKDGIRVQLTGQEFNYNLDDGTGEGYIVREKDADVAIHMVHGFLTDVRLFEGARYTTVDRVSGTKADITLAGHNHAGFKDVIDGRKYIINPGGLARVTNHLSEIQRMPQVVIIELYGNISIRKERLRTAKKGEDVLDRSVLEATRLHRERLEEFAREIRSSGINRAINITGIINEIAKNEDLDSEVKDEALRRIAIAQENGGY from the coding sequence ATGAAGTTCCTGTTTTTTACAGATAGCCATATAAGGGGGAATTCTCCTGTCAACAGGAAGGACAACTTTCCTGATACGCTGGAGATGAAGCTTAGCGAGATAAGCGACATGGTAAGACAGGAGGGCATTGATTACGTCCTATGTGGCGGCGACCTTTTTGACAGCCCCATGCCTGCCATACCTGTGGTGACGAGATATATGAATATCCTGAGGAGGATGAACGCCCCAATATATGCGGTGGCCGGCAACCACGATATGTATGGCCATAACCCTGAGACCCTTGCAAGGACCATGATGGGTTTTTTAGATTCCTTAGGGATAATAAACCTGATAAGGCCAGGCCAGAGGATAATGCTGGATAAAGACGGTATAAGGGTACAGCTTACAGGACAGGAGTTTAACTATAACCTGGATGATGGCACGGGAGAGGGCTACATCGTAAGAGAGAAAGATGCCGATGTAGCCATCCATATGGTCCACGGATTTCTCACTGATGTGAGGTTATTTGAAGGGGCCAGGTACACCACTGTTGACAGGGTATCTGGTACAAAGGCAGATATAACACTGGCCGGGCACAACCATGCTGGGTTTAAGGACGTGATAGATGGGAGAAAGTATATCATAAATCCAGGAGGCCTGGCCAGGGTGACAAACCACCTCTCGGAAATACAGAGGATGCCGCAGGTGGTTATTATAGAGCTGTATGGCAATATCTCAATCAGAAAAGAGAGGCTCAGAACGGCAAAAAAAGGCGAGGATGTCCTGGACAGAAGTGTACTGGAGGCCACCCGCTTACACAGGGAGAGACTGGAGGAGTTTGCTAGGGAGATAAGGTCATCGGGCATAAACAGGGCAATAAATATCACAGGTATAATCAATGAGATAGCTAAGAATGAGGACTTGGACAGTGAGGTAAAGGATGAGGCACTCAGGAGGATTGCCATAGCCCAGGAGAATGGGGGGTACTGA
- a CDS encoding AAA family ATPase has product MKKLRNLTIENFQSHEHTSIDFDENFTVIVGASDQGKSAIIRALKWVLYNEPQGEEYIRVGATNVRVSLTLDDGTIIIRERGKKNRYILRQGKDERIFESFGRGVPEEILNAHGMIPIKLDEDHSLRLSLSEQLDGPFLLSESKPVKAKTIGLLSGVNIVDQAIRDITTDIRELMSEEKNIRENISRINDELSGFDDLDLMERVLPDIKNKYSEATAIKYRIDLLDSLKDKLNVKNEEIKLNMEIINALSTITVAGRKLSDAGMEFDRYNKLKGYYDRLQHINKRVSSLADVLDRMCGIENTFDRLKDANLLSGRLSRLKEHKTKLDMITGRLKGCEVKIDRLKTSDKATPALKEIEGIPSRLKRLKELHDRLFRIERDLEKACKTEEEKRNEKEKWMSAYGQLLKRIGRCPVCGSEIDDHTVEKIIEELR; this is encoded by the coding sequence GTGAAAAAGCTAAGAAATCTTACGATTGAAAATTTCCAGTCCCATGAGCATACATCCATAGACTTTGACGAGAATTTTACCGTAATTGTAGGTGCCTCAGACCAAGGCAAATCAGCTATTATAAGGGCACTCAAATGGGTGCTCTACAACGAACCCCAGGGAGAAGAGTATATAAGGGTTGGAGCAACCAACGTTAGGGTATCGCTTACCCTGGACGATGGTACAATCATCATAAGGGAAAGGGGCAAAAAAAATAGGTATATACTAAGACAGGGCAAAGACGAACGTATCTTTGAGTCATTTGGCAGGGGTGTGCCAGAGGAGATATTAAACGCCCATGGGATGATACCTATAAAGTTAGACGAAGACCATTCGCTGAGACTCTCATTAAGCGAACAGTTAGATGGGCCTTTTCTCCTTTCTGAGAGTAAACCGGTTAAAGCCAAGACCATAGGCTTGTTGAGCGGGGTGAACATAGTAGACCAGGCAATCAGGGATATAACAACCGATATAAGAGAACTCATGAGTGAAGAGAAAAACATAAGAGAAAACATATCCAGAATAAATGATGAGCTGTCTGGGTTTGACGACCTGGACTTGATGGAGAGGGTACTCCCTGATATAAAAAACAAATACAGCGAGGCCACAGCCATTAAATACAGGATAGACTTATTGGATTCATTAAAAGATAAACTGAACGTAAAGAATGAAGAGATAAAGCTGAACATGGAAATAATTAATGCCCTGAGCACTATAACCGTGGCGGGCAGGAAGTTATCTGATGCCGGGATGGAGTTTGACAGATACAATAAGTTAAAGGGATACTATGACAGGCTTCAGCATATAAACAAGCGGGTTTCATCCTTAGCCGATGTATTGGATAGAATGTGCGGCATAGAAAATACCTTTGATAGATTAAAGGATGCCAATCTTTTAAGTGGCAGGCTGAGCAGGCTTAAGGAGCATAAAACGAAGCTTGATATGATAACAGGCAGGCTTAAGGGTTGTGAGGTAAAAATTGATAGGCTCAAAACCTCAGATAAGGCCACTCCAGCTTTGAAAGAAATAGAAGGCATACCATCCAGATTAAAGAGGCTAAAAGAGCTTCATGACAGGCTTTTCAGGATTGAGAGAGATTTGGAAAAGGCCTGCAAAACAGAGGAGGAAAAACGTAATGAAAAGGAAAAATGGATGTCGGCATATGGCCAGCTTCTAAAGAGGATAGGCAGATGCCCGGTATGCGGCAGCGAGATAGACGACCATACGGTCGAAAAGATTATTGAGGAACTCAGATGA
- a CDS encoding efflux RND transporter periplasmic adaptor subunit, with product MAKRYLVIIVSVTMVLTIVLGGCGTTRDTSSVPEEQVVTVSTVKATTGDISEFSNLVGTLKPNKTVNVIPKMAGKVVQVNFDVGDHVKAGDILFKLDDIDIQNQVKSAEAALKMAEANYTLNKQKYEQSKTDFARYEALYKEGAISQQEYEQMKLSVSPDMLKLYEAQLAQAQASYDTALSQLQNTIVTSPINGVVASKSVNVGEMAANTMPSFVIVDNSSMFVEVKLTDSLINRVKPGDRLTIKLGDGSEQAVEGVVDTVAPAAEQSTGLFPVKIKIDNKDGSLKAGMTATVVLPSETKKDVVLIPKEAVVIQNTVSVVFTVKDGKAVRNVVTTGISDDKNIEVVSGIKTGDEVIVKGQNLLSGGEKLKIENGGSN from the coding sequence GTGGCAAAAAGATATTTGGTTATAATTGTATCAGTCACTATGGTTTTAACCATTGTGCTTGGAGGGTGCGGTACAACTCGTGATACTTCATCCGTACCAGAAGAGCAGGTGGTCACTGTATCTACCGTTAAGGCTACTACAGGAGATATTTCAGAGTTTAGTAACCTGGTAGGGACACTAAAGCCAAACAAGACGGTAAATGTTATCCCAAAGATGGCGGGAAAGGTTGTACAGGTAAATTTTGACGTTGGTGATCATGTAAAAGCAGGTGATATACTCTTCAAGCTGGATGACATAGATATACAGAACCAGGTGAAGAGTGCCGAGGCTGCTTTGAAGATGGCTGAGGCAAACTATACGTTAAATAAACAGAAATATGAACAGTCAAAGACTGATTTTGCAAGGTATGAGGCGCTTTACAAGGAGGGCGCTATATCGCAGCAGGAGTATGAGCAGATGAAGCTTTCAGTATCGCCTGATATGTTGAAGCTATATGAGGCACAATTGGCGCAGGCACAGGCGAGCTATGATACTGCACTGAGTCAGCTCCAGAATACGATAGTTACATCTCCTATAAATGGTGTTGTGGCCTCCAAGAGTGTAAACGTGGGTGAGATGGCTGCAAATACTATGCCTTCCTTTGTTATTGTGGATAATTCCAGCATGTTTGTGGAGGTCAAGCTGACGGATTCCTTGATAAACAGGGTAAAGCCAGGCGACAGGTTAACTATAAAATTGGGTGATGGTTCAGAGCAGGCGGTAGAAGGTGTTGTTGACACAGTGGCGCCAGCCGCAGAGCAGAGTACAGGTCTTTTTCCCGTAAAGATAAAAATAGACAACAAGGATGGAAGCCTTAAGGCTGGTATGACTGCCACCGTGGTATTGCCCAGTGAAACAAAAAAGGATGTAGTATTGATACCCAAAGAGGCGGTGGTTATCCAGAATACAGTAAGTGTTGTGTTTACCGTAAAGGATGGCAAAGCGGTAAGGAATGTTGTAACCACAGGTATAAGCGACGATAAAAACATAGAGGTTGTATCGGGTATAAAAACAGGCGACGAGGTCATAGTAAAAGGGCAAAACCTGCTGAGCGGTGGAGAAAAGCTTAAGATAGAAAATGGAGGGAGCAACTGA
- a CDS encoding efflux RND transporter permease subunit, which yields MGIVDLSIKHPVTVWMCILIVIILGVVSLTMIPLDLLPNINLPMAAVITNYSGAGPEEVESMVTQNLESALASVNNVDSIQSMSQEGTSIIMVSFNEGTNMDAATAQMRERLDMIKGMLPSDVSTPTVMKLDPSMMPVMIMSVSGNMDSVALKDMAENDIKPELEKVAGVASVTVSGGRARQINIELNQDKLNALGLSVSQIVSALGAQNMNLPGGTIKSSNQEISVRTVGEFTSIEQIKNTPIILPTGGVVLLKDLGDVKDGYADVSSLTYLNGEPGMGLIIQKASDANTVIVARNINEALKNIEKDYPDVKITKIIDSSEFINRSIGNVEKNAVVGALLAVLILYLFLRNVRTTLIIAISIPVSVVAAFVMMYFSGMTLNLISLGGLALGVGMLVDNSIVVLENVFRYRQEGHERFESASTGTKEVGMAITGSTLTTVAVFLPIVFMQGIASEIFRDLALTVTFSLLASLVVALTVVPMLSYQLMSAEAREPRVKGVLYRISHWVGTVFDSLNTGYGRLLRLSLRHRLVTLLIGIAVFAASIVSVSMVGTELIPQMDQGQFSISASLPKGTNIETTDKVMQDIYNRIKDIPEIDVTYLSIGSAGTTNLAIGGSANEGSFSVKLKPLNERKRSTEEVADEVRKRLSSIPGVKISVDTGLLSMAGSRAGSISNSILGTTVGVDIKGNDLDVLRQLSDQVAEKVKGIPGTRDVQTSFSEGEPEYIVKLKDDVASSYGLTTAQVAQAVQASVKGTTATRYKMGGRDIDVVVRIASGERNSIEDLKSLYIQTPVGVQVPLSAVADVSIGVGPSEIDRQDQSRIAHVTAAVVGRDQGSVNSDLQRVIKEIPVPNGYSIELGSSATQLNDAFSSLGRSLILAVILVYMIMASQFESLLHPFTILMSVPISLSTGILGLVVTGKALSIPAYIGLIMLAGIVVNNGIVLIDYINTLRRRDGMERDEAIMKGGPTRLRPILMTTLTTILGLIPMALGIGEGAEMEQPLAITVIFGLTFSTLVTLIVLPVIYSYFDNAERYVSRLLHRNEAKNEV from the coding sequence ATGGGGATTGTTGACTTGTCCATAAAACACCCGGTTACTGTATGGATGTGTATACTGATAGTAATAATCCTGGGTGTCGTTTCGCTTACTATGATCCCTTTAGACCTCCTGCCTAATATCAATCTCCCGATGGCTGCTGTAATCACCAATTACAGCGGTGCAGGTCCGGAAGAAGTCGAGAGCATGGTGACACAGAACTTAGAGAGTGCACTTGCCAGCGTCAACAATGTGGATTCAATCCAGTCCATGTCTCAGGAGGGCACCTCGATAATAATGGTTAGCTTTAATGAGGGGACTAACATGGATGCTGCTACGGCCCAAATGAGAGAGAGGCTGGACATGATCAAGGGTATGCTTCCCAGTGATGTAAGTACGCCGACAGTCATGAAGTTGGACCCCTCCATGATGCCTGTTATGATAATGAGTGTGTCTGGCAACATGGACAGTGTGGCCTTAAAGGATATGGCTGAGAACGATATAAAGCCTGAGCTTGAAAAGGTGGCTGGGGTTGCCAGCGTGACAGTATCAGGTGGAAGGGCCAGACAGATAAATATAGAGCTTAACCAGGACAAGTTAAATGCCCTTGGTCTGTCTGTCAGTCAAATAGTAAGCGCACTGGGGGCACAGAACATGAACCTGCCTGGTGGTACTATAAAGAGCAGCAACCAGGAGATAAGCGTCAGGACTGTGGGTGAGTTTACCTCAATTGAGCAGATAAAGAACACACCTATAATATTGCCTACAGGTGGGGTTGTACTTCTAAAAGACCTGGGAGATGTGAAGGACGGATATGCAGATGTAAGCTCGCTTACATACTTAAATGGCGAGCCGGGGATGGGCTTAATTATACAGAAGGCCTCAGATGCCAATACTGTAATTGTGGCAAGAAATATCAATGAGGCATTAAAGAATATAGAAAAAGATTACCCTGATGTAAAAATAACGAAGATTATTGACAGCTCGGAGTTCATCAATCGTTCTATAGGCAATGTGGAGAAAAACGCAGTTGTTGGTGCTCTACTCGCAGTCCTGATACTTTACCTGTTTTTGAGGAATGTAAGGACCACACTGATTATTGCCATATCCATTCCCGTGTCCGTTGTGGCTGCCTTTGTCATGATGTATTTTTCTGGCATGACATTAAACCTGATATCCCTTGGTGGCCTGGCACTGGGCGTAGGCATGCTGGTGGATAACTCCATAGTGGTGCTTGAGAACGTGTTCAGGTACAGGCAGGAGGGGCATGAGAGGTTTGAGTCGGCAAGTACAGGGACAAAAGAGGTGGGCATGGCTATTACAGGTTCCACATTGACTACTGTAGCAGTATTCCTTCCCATTGTCTTTATGCAGGGAATAGCATCGGAGATATTTAGAGACCTTGCTCTTACCGTCACCTTTTCACTTCTGGCATCTCTTGTCGTGGCCTTGACGGTTGTGCCGATGCTCTCATATCAGCTTATGAGTGCAGAGGCCCGCGAGCCAAGGGTGAAGGGTGTTCTATACAGAATTTCCCACTGGGTCGGTACTGTATTTGACAGTTTAAATACTGGATATGGCAGACTTTTGCGTTTGTCTTTAAGGCACAGGTTGGTTACCCTTCTTATAGGTATAGCCGTGTTTGCTGCATCAATAGTGTCCGTCTCTATGGTAGGTACGGAGCTCATACCTCAGATGGATCAGGGGCAGTTCTCCATCAGTGCTTCACTGCCGAAGGGGACAAATATAGAGACAACCGACAAGGTTATGCAGGATATATACAACAGGATTAAGGATATACCTGAGATAGACGTTACTTATCTCAGCATCGGCTCAGCAGGCACCACAAATCTGGCCATTGGGGGCAGTGCCAATGAGGGGAGTTTTAGTGTCAAGCTAAAGCCATTGAACGAGAGGAAGCGCTCTACCGAGGAGGTGGCAGACGAGGTAAGAAAGAGGCTCTCCTCTATACCCGGTGTAAAGATCAGTGTTGATACGGGTTTGCTCTCCATGGCAGGAAGCAGAGCGGGAAGCATAAGCAATTCAATACTGGGCACTACTGTAGGTGTTGACATCAAGGGTAACGACCTGGATGTATTGAGGCAGCTTAGCGATCAGGTTGCGGAAAAAGTAAAGGGAATACCGGGGACACGGGATGTTCAGACCAGTTTCAGTGAGGGAGAACCAGAATATATTGTGAAGCTTAAAGATGATGTGGCATCCAGCTACGGCCTTACAACCGCCCAGGTGGCGCAGGCCGTGCAGGCATCGGTAAAGGGTACTACAGCTACAAGGTATAAGATGGGCGGACGGGATATAGACGTGGTGGTAAGGATTGCAAGCGGTGAAAGGAACAGCATTGAAGACTTAAAGTCGCTCTATATACAGACACCGGTTGGGGTGCAGGTACCTCTGTCAGCTGTTGCAGATGTATCGATAGGGGTTGGGCCGTCAGAGATTGACAGGCAGGACCAGTCGAGGATAGCTCATGTAACGGCTGCCGTGGTAGGCAGGGACCAGGGAAGTGTGAACAGTGATTTGCAGAGGGTAATAAAGGAGATACCGGTACCCAATGGATATTCGATAGAATTGGGTAGCAGCGCTACCCAGCTTAATGATGCATTCTCAAGCCTCGGCAGGTCACTTATACTGGCTGTAATCTTAGTTTACATGATAATGGCGTCCCAGTTTGAGTCGCTATTGCATCCTTTTACAATCCTTATGTCTGTACCAATATCACTGTCCACAGGTATCCTTGGTCTGGTTGTTACAGGCAAGGCTTTGAGCATACCTGCCTATATAGGGCTTATCATGCTGGCAGGTATAGTGGTTAATAACGGCATAGTCCTGATAGACTATATAAACACCCTCAGGAGAAGAGACGGCATGGAAAGAGATGAAGCTATCATGAAGGGTGGGCCTACAAGGTTAAGGCCTATACTCATGACTACGCTGACAACCATACTTGGCTTAATACCGATGGCACTGGGGATCGGTGAAGGTGCGGAGATGGAACAGCCGCTGGCTATTACGGTCATATTTGGTCTGACATTTTCCACATTAGTCACTTTGATAGTCCTACCTGTAATTTATTCGTACTTTGATAATGCTGAAAGGTATGTTTCAAGGTTGCTGCATAGAAATGAAGCAAAGAATGAGGTTTAA
- a CDS encoding TolC family protein — protein MRGLKVVSLTMSVIMVGALLVPASGLAEEGSDTKSFTLEEAIDYALQNNDSLKNMDLQIEIMQNQYDQVEYRLKRQFDVKDLNDIPDSKAYKMGVSTYDADRQVLIAPKELKNGIDTLENTKKQLEEAIKLSVEQAYYKVLEDEQNLDVLNTSLELAQKAQSIAKVQFDKGMITEDQLLQAEIGVSGVNMQIDQAKATLEKDMLNLKRQLGLPLKSELKLETVFKVPDISGIDVEEGVESALKNRMEILEAKKDLDIKQQDFELIKKYYSDITFQYKSGLLNLNTSQEKLKSAEQDVELDVRSKYLDMKSASSALPVLQMNVEKAQESLRLAQLRFENGLGTIVDVLNAQNTLLQNQLDLVKTQHGLNLAKINYEVATGIGIPSQSQTSSSQVNETASNSLTASQTQ, from the coding sequence ATGAGGGGTTTAAAGGTAGTCTCATTGACAATGAGTGTTATTATGGTTGGGGCCCTCCTCGTACCGGCCAGCGGCCTGGCCGAGGAGGGGAGTGATACAAAGAGCTTCACTCTTGAGGAGGCTATAGACTATGCACTTCAGAATAATGACAGCCTCAAAAATATGGACCTACAGATAGAGATAATGCAAAATCAGTATGACCAGGTGGAGTATCGGCTCAAAAGGCAGTTTGATGTAAAAGATTTAAATGATATACCGGATAGCAAAGCATATAAAATGGGAGTTTCTACTTATGATGCTGATAGACAGGTACTAATAGCCCCTAAAGAGCTTAAGAATGGGATCGATACACTGGAGAATACAAAAAAGCAGCTTGAGGAGGCTATAAAGCTGAGTGTGGAGCAGGCCTACTATAAGGTGCTGGAGGATGAACAGAACCTTGATGTCTTAAACACGAGCCTGGAGCTGGCACAAAAAGCACAGAGTATAGCTAAGGTACAGTTTGATAAGGGGATGATAACAGAGGATCAGCTCCTCCAGGCTGAGATTGGCGTATCCGGTGTTAATATGCAGATAGACCAGGCCAAGGCCACATTAGAGAAGGATATGCTCAATCTAAAGAGGCAGCTTGGTCTTCCATTGAAGTCGGAACTTAAGCTTGAGACAGTGTTCAAGGTACCGGACATATCTGGCATAGATGTGGAAGAAGGCGTGGAGTCTGCCTTGAAAAACCGCATGGAGATTCTTGAAGCAAAAAAGGACCTGGATATAAAGCAGCAAGACTTTGAGTTGATAAAAAAGTATTATTCGGATATTACATTCCAGTACAAGAGCGGGCTTTTAAACCTGAACACAAGCCAGGAAAAATTGAAGTCGGCAGAGCAGGATGTGGAGCTGGATGTAAGGAGTAAATACCTTGACATGAAAAGCGCCTCTTCAGCACTGCCGGTTCTTCAGATGAATGTAGAAAAAGCACAGGAGTCTTTGAGGCTGGCACAGCTCAGGTTTGAAAATGGACTTGGAACAATAGTAGACGTCTTAAATGCCCAGAATACACTACTCCAGAATCAGTTGGACCTTGTAAAGACACAGCATGGTCTAAACCTGGCCAAAATAAACTATGAGGTTGCTACAGGCATTGGTATCCCGTCGCAGTCCCAGACCAGCTCTTCCCAGGTGAATGAAACGGCAAGCAACTCATTAACAGCAAGCCAGACGCAATAA
- a CDS encoding TetR/AcrR family transcriptional regulator, giving the protein MMKGDKREIIIEAATAIFARDGFDRAKMEDISIQAGIGKGTIYEYFKSKKELFQEVIKNSISIYVGLLKDVGTEEQPFDKKLADFIRLHKEFLEKNRDLANLLMKDTRGIPDGVKKHFLYVKKEAINAAVNMIDSAIQHGEVRDIKRRIGARIILGITISLVTAGFMEDEDWNVDDVVDIILNGISR; this is encoded by the coding sequence ATGATGAAGGGTGATAAAAGAGAAATAATCATAGAGGCAGCGACGGCAATCTTTGCCAGGGATGGGTTTGACAGAGCTAAGATGGAGGATATATCTATACAGGCCGGTATAGGCAAGGGCACCATCTATGAATATTTTAAAAGCAAAAAAGAGCTGTTTCAGGAGGTCATAAAAAATTCCATCAGTATTTATGTAGGGCTTCTTAAGGACGTTGGGACAGAGGAACAGCCATTTGATAAGAAACTGGCTGACTTTATAAGACTTCACAAGGAATTTCTCGAAAAGAACAGAGACCTTGCCAATTTGCTCATGAAGGATACCAGAGGTATCCCGGATGGGGTAAAAAAGCATTTTTTATATGTAAAAAAAGAAGCTATCAATGCGGCTGTAAACATGATTGATTCTGCCATACAGCATGGTGAGGTACGGGATATAAAAAGGAGGATAGGGGCTCGAATAATACTGGGCATAACCATCTCCCTCGTTACTGCAGGATTTATGGAAGATGAGGACTGGAATGTTGATGATGTCGTGGATATAATCCTTAACGGCATATCAAGGTAA
- a CDS encoding S-layer homology domain-containing protein, with the protein MKQNIKKVGVFIAVFLMIFSTAYAAPIGVTKSNPFSDVPDNHWAIQYILDMYNKGIILGSMQGNSRLFKPEEGISKLEAVTLIARIMGSNDNETAVNTAYDKYKAVLDEAKIPSWASKEVAYAMDRGVVTEGDVKTFIDSKGNQAKLLRHEMAIYIVRAMGLEDTAKSIKYPTLSFTDFFNIPEASRPYIKVAVDQGVFDKNGDAKGQFNPLNQLTRAEVAKIFSLSYDKINKTSSGTTTSDTSVMDVTIDSVIESSNVNYLSYKTSDGKTEILNIDPNAVITVDDKTASISDIKSGMSAKIKVKGSNVTQIEAKSLEKNVSGTVFSIFYGSDPILTLEDKDGNRVSYHLTGATIKKDGKTASVNDIEPKDVVEAVASGDKIISLDVTSGVRQYEGTLKEVKLDGTKLLLTMDTDDGTETFEISDDASIKRNKRSADWTDLKKGDDLEVTVEGDLVTVINATSTDRDISGSITGIFISSSPEITITNDEGDMTYALASDADIKIDGRTAVDGIYNLRLGYQAEASVESDEIVKLSVSSTKENSLIFGTIKRIETKSNLISISVYDETTKKTSDVVILVTDDTKIYDKDGDIIKLRDLDEGDSVTARVQDEGGILKAIFISIE; encoded by the coding sequence ATGAAACAGAACATTAAAAAGGTCGGTGTTTTTATTGCAGTATTTTTAATGATATTCTCAACAGCATATGCTGCACCAATAGGGGTGACAAAAAGCAACCCATTCTCTGACGTACCAGACAATCACTGGGCAATCCAGTATATACTCGATATGTATAACAAGGGCATCATACTTGGATCAATGCAGGGTAATTCCAGGCTTTTTAAGCCGGAAGAGGGTATAAGCAAGCTGGAGGCAGTTACACTTATTGCCAGAATAATGGGATCCAATGACAACGAGACAGCTGTCAATACAGCCTATGACAAATATAAGGCGGTGCTGGATGAGGCTAAGATTCCCAGCTGGGCGTCAAAAGAGGTAGCCTATGCCATGGATAGGGGTGTGGTCACTGAAGGGGATGTAAAAACCTTTATTGACAGTAAAGGAAATCAGGCAAAGCTATTGAGGCATGAGATGGCCATATATATAGTGAGGGCTATGGGCCTTGAAGATACGGCAAAGTCTATAAAGTATCCCACACTGAGTTTTACTGACTTTTTCAACATCCCAGAGGCTTCAAGACCGTATATTAAAGTTGCTGTAGACCAGGGGGTATTTGACAAAAACGGTGACGCCAAGGGGCAGTTTAATCCCTTAAACCAGCTAACACGTGCAGAGGTTGCCAAGATATTCTCACTCTCCTATGATAAGATCAACAAGACGTCGTCGGGGACAACAACTTCCGATACGTCAGTTATGGATGTCACGATCGACAGTGTTATTGAGAGCAGCAATGTAAACTATTTAAGCTATAAGACATCTGACGGTAAGACAGAGATTTTGAACATAGACCCCAATGCTGTGATTACAGTAGATGACAAGACTGCTTCTATATCTGACATCAAAAGCGGTATGTCTGCAAAGATTAAAGTAAAGGGAAGCAATGTAACACAGATAGAGGCGAAATCCCTGGAAAAAAACGTCAGTGGCACAGTGTTTTCTATATTTTATGGCAGTGATCCTATACTGACCCTGGAAGATAAAGATGGAAACAGGGTATCGTACCACTTGACCGGTGCAACAATTAAAAAAGACGGTAAGACAGCCTCAGTCAATGACATTGAACCCAAGGATGTTGTAGAGGCTGTGGCTTCAGGTGACAAGATAATAAGCCTTGATGTCACCAGCGGGGTAAGGCAGTATGAAGGCACATTAAAAGAGGTTAAACTGGATGGCACAAAACTTCTGTTAACTATGGATACTGATGATGGCACAGAAACCTTTGAAATATCTGATGACGCCAGTATAAAGAGGAATAAGCGTTCTGCGGATTGGACCGATCTTAAAAAAGGAGATGACCTTGAGGTTACAGTGGAGGGAGATCTTGTAACTGTCATTAATGCCACCAGTACAGACCGTGATATCAGCGGCAGCATAACGGGGATCTTTATTTCGTCAAGCCCTGAGATAACCATAACCAATGACGAGGGGGATATGACCTATGCCCTGGCAAGTGATGCTGATATAAAGATAGACGGCAGGACGGCTGTCGATGGGATATATAACCTCAGGTTAGGCTATCAGGCAGAGGCTAGTGTGGAGTCCGATGAAATTGTCAAACTTAGTGTCTCCTCAACGAAAGAGAATTCCTTGATTTTTGGTACTATAAAGAGGATCGAAACAAAGTCCAACCTGATTTCAATCTCCGTATACGATGAGACGACAAAGAAGACATCGGATGTGGTGATACTGGTCACTGATGATACCAAGATTTATGACAAGGATGGAGATATTATAAAATTAAGAGAC